One Algibacter sp. L3A6 genomic region harbors:
- a CDS encoding beta-N-acetylhexosaminidase — protein sequence MSTPFRKIKSTLTPYLLCFLLALTSCDKKELKVGETAIIPLPAELIEGDGHFIINEKTTVSVNNEEQKTIATNFFKKFETASGWIPEISINNKQADIVFYTEKSLNPEAYELVVNTGGIHIKSASGAGFFYAMETIGQLLPTTFYSKEKQTNTIWGIPAVTIKDEPAFKWRGYMLDISRHFFTKEEVKDAIDFMAEVKLNRFHWHLSDDNGWRIEIKKYPKLTEVGAWRVNQNDKDENTSNWWGRPTQQPGEKATYGGFYTQDDIKEIVAYAKERYVEIIPEIDMPGHSLAAIASYPEISCSEGPFYVGTGGVVKNNTYCPGKEVTFEFVENVLGEVMDLFPFDYMHIGGDECNKEAWEVDPDCQLRMKEENLADTHELQSYFVKRVEKIVNAHGKNMIGWDEILEGGLAPNATVMSWRGEKGGIAAARQGHDVIMTPSRYCYFDLKQGDDDLEPNLGYSYSFLKDTYNYKIISDSLTTEQGKHVLGLQGNLWTESLRNWSQITYMTFPRLYAVAENGWTSQSDKNWDDFTNRLLNQFKRLDQKGKRYATSAYNARIYHTGQKDGSIEIALKTEVNGMDIYYTLDGTEPSLASTKYENPFTIQNTTTLKATTFYKEEQIGNISEKTFPIHKAVGAKVIYNAPKITDAQETNKLIDLNFGKLNRGDRNWLNIRGDLDVDLIFEELTDIESLEVTSLRFTNSSVYVPEYIEIYGSKDGKNFTKLGEIKQLEASHTQGRNKVKSTIAFEKTQVKSIKVKAKSVNPIPEGHRRAGNASLILIDELIVF from the coding sequence ATGAGTACCCCTTTTAGAAAGATAAAAAGCACATTAACCCCATACTTATTATGTTTCTTACTAGCGCTTACATCATGCGATAAAAAAGAACTTAAAGTAGGAGAAACTGCAATTATCCCGTTACCAGCAGAATTAATAGAAGGCGACGGTCATTTCATTATTAACGAGAAAACAACCGTATCGGTTAATAACGAAGAGCAAAAAACCATTGCAACCAATTTTTTCAAAAAATTTGAAACCGCATCCGGATGGATCCCAGAAATAAGTATAAATAATAAGCAGGCGGATATTGTTTTTTACACTGAAAAATCTCTCAACCCTGAAGCTTACGAATTAGTCGTAAATACGGGTGGCATACATATAAAATCGGCCTCAGGGGCCGGTTTTTTCTATGCTATGGAAACCATTGGTCAATTACTCCCAACAACATTTTATTCCAAAGAAAAACAAACAAATACCATTTGGGGAATTCCAGCTGTTACTATTAAAGACGAACCGGCTTTTAAATGGCGTGGTTATATGCTCGATATTTCTCGTCATTTTTTCACAAAAGAAGAAGTAAAAGATGCTATCGATTTTATGGCAGAGGTAAAACTAAACCGTTTCCACTGGCATTTATCAGACGATAATGGATGGCGCATAGAAATTAAAAAATACCCAAAATTAACCGAAGTTGGCGCTTGGCGTGTAAACCAAAATGATAAAGATGAAAACACCTCTAATTGGTGGGGACGCCCAACACAGCAACCTGGCGAAAAAGCAACTTACGGCGGTTTTTACACGCAAGACGATATTAAAGAAATTGTAGCGTATGCCAAAGAACGCTATGTAGAAATAATTCCAGAAATAGATATGCCTGGGCATTCGTTAGCGGCTATTGCTTCGTACCCCGAAATATCTTGTTCCGAAGGTCCTTTTTACGTGGGAACAGGTGGCGTAGTTAAAAATAACACTTATTGCCCTGGCAAAGAAGTTACTTTTGAGTTTGTTGAAAATGTTTTAGGTGAAGTTATGGATTTATTCCCATTCGATTATATGCATATTGGTGGCGATGAGTGTAATAAAGAAGCATGGGAAGTCGATCCAGATTGCCAACTCCGCATGAAAGAAGAAAATCTTGCCGACACACACGAGCTACAAAGTTATTTTGTTAAACGTGTAGAAAAAATAGTAAATGCTCATGGGAAAAATATGATTGGCTGGGACGAAATTCTAGAAGGTGGTTTAGCGCCAAACGCAACAGTTATGTCTTGGCGTGGAGAAAAAGGAGGCATTGCAGCAGCCAGACAAGGTCACGATGTAATTATGACGCCTTCACGATACTGCTATTTCGATTTAAAACAAGGTGACGACGATTTAGAGCCCAACCTTGGCTACTCCTACTCTTTTTTAAAAGATACCTACAACTATAAAATAATTTCCGATAGTTTAACTACCGAGCAAGGCAAACATGTATTAGGCCTTCAAGGTAATTTATGGACAGAGTCGCTTAGAAATTGGAGCCAAATTACATACATGACATTTCCGCGTTTATACGCTGTAGCGGAAAACGGTTGGACCAGTCAATCCGATAAAAACTGGGATGATTTTACAAACCGTTTACTCAACCAATTTAAACGTTTGGATCAAAAAGGAAAGCGTTATGCAACAAGTGCTTATAATGCGAGAATATACCATACCGGACAAAAAGATGGCAGTATAGAAATTGCTCTTAAAACCGAAGTTAACGGCATGGATATTTACTACACATTAGATGGTACAGAACCTTCACTAGCCTCTACAAAATATGAGAATCCTTTTACTATCCAAAACACAACTACTTTAAAAGCAACCACGTTTTACAAAGAGGAACAAATAGGCAATATTTCAGAAAAAACCTTCCCTATACATAAAGCTGTTGGAGCAAAAGTTATTTATAATGCACCAAAAATTACCGATGCACAAGAAACAAACAAATTAATAGATTTAAACTTCGGAAAATTAAACCGTGGTGATCGTAATTGGCTAAACATAAGAGGTGATTTAGATGTCGATTTAATCTTCGAAGAACTTACAGATATTGAATCTCTAGAAGTTACAAGTCTTAGGTTTACCAACTCTAGTGTTTATGTTCCTGAATATATCGAGATTTACGGTTCTAAAGACGGTAAAAACTTCACCAAACTTGGCGAAATTAAACAACTAGAAGCCAGCCATACGCAAGGTAGAAACAAAGTAAAATCTACCATAGCATTCGAAAAAACACAAGTGAAATCTATAAAAGTAAAAGCTAAAAGCGTTAACCCGATTCCAGAAGGCCACCGCAGAGCTGGTAATGCTTCGCTAATTCTAATCGACGAACTTATTGTTTTTTAA
- a CDS encoding SusC/RagA family TonB-linked outer membrane protein: MKIKLKNFAFYRKKEHLSFFLSVLVFSCVSASYGLEPIKSVESKKTTNYLQQQVKGLITDVNGQPIPGVNIVEKGTTNGVQSDFDGGFFISPSNENAVLVFSFVGFVTKEVPIGSQTDITVVLAEDIAQLDEVVVVGFGTQNSSKVATSVAQVTSEELGTDVRPVTNLSSALVGALPGLNSSNSAGGAPGTNQSFSIRGASSLNSTAALVIIDNFEGTLEDINPQEIETATILKDAAAVAIYGARGANGVLLITTKKTKKSENISVTYNVSQSIQSTPKFAELMTAEEYVKFSNVADSGSFSDEVVALAESGFYPDTQWADELYLSSAAQQSHNLTIKGGSENIGVLMNTGYLEQDGLAIGEDNFKRLNLRLKIDADITDWLEVGTNTLITNRVINQTEITSGTNLIGSPFYPVKSVDGYYVNNDSGAINPIAAAQAGSYNKTSRDNLNIQAYAKIKPLKGLSLEQSISVLKNHTNQRIFNNSFEYINLDFQDTDSYTNTESTNRSINPAESDARTFTLATTTSYTVTALTRLNYDFNINNTHNFKVLLGFQSKEYEGEGFGASRKGFALDTPVDLILGEENNTVSGEELGNYSFIENNATLSYFGRLNYDYKNRYIIEGSFRYDGSSYFAENNKYGFFPSVAVAWNVKAEPFMYKANWVDKLKVRTSYGITGDDNGVEGLTTQLVSYSAAGGYPIGSVTNSGYALGAYANPDLKWETAKILNFGLDLSLFKGKLQVNGDYFINNREDIIDTDSNTSDEFGFGDVTANLYDVKSWGWELDLKHENNIGENFTYWVGGNLSYYDNEITDLAGFDSELVAVGQSISDRHGYVTDGYFSSEEEIASHADQTDVGGAYVGGFKYTDQLTIDSDGDGVFDTGDGEINIDDRVIIDNNTATNYRVGFNLGFSYKDLSVSARFYGAFDRNQYFNNALSHEPLLASNSYAYHLDYWSLDNTDALLPVPVGAGNQNYTSTVSDFIKNNEFIKLQNITIGYNLKKALNIKQLKSININLSMENLGVIWTNSPVYEYGWDPEVTTGNFSYPLPLTTSLGLNITL, encoded by the coding sequence ATGAAAATTAAATTAAAAAATTTCGCTTTCTATCGAAAAAAAGAGCACTTAAGTTTTTTCTTGAGCGTATTGGTTTTTTCGTGCGTTTCTGCCAGTTACGGTTTGGAACCTATTAAGAGTGTAGAATCTAAAAAAACTACAAACTATTTACAACAACAAGTAAAAGGACTTATTACAGACGTTAACGGGCAACCTATTCCGGGTGTTAATATTGTTGAAAAAGGTACAACAAACGGAGTTCAATCTGATTTTGATGGTGGCTTTTTTATTAGTCCATCAAACGAGAATGCCGTTTTGGTGTTTTCATTTGTTGGTTTTGTTACAAAGGAAGTTCCTATTGGTAGCCAAACAGATATTACAGTTGTTTTGGCTGAAGATATTGCACAACTGGATGAAGTTGTTGTTGTTGGTTTTGGTACTCAAAACAGTAGTAAAGTAGCAACATCGGTAGCCCAAGTAACATCTGAGGAATTAGGAACAGATGTACGTCCTGTTACCAATTTATCATCTGCTTTAGTTGGTGCTTTACCTGGTTTAAATAGTTCTAACTCTGCTGGTGGTGCGCCAGGTACTAACCAAAGTTTTTCAATTCGAGGAGCAAGTTCTTTAAACTCTACAGCCGCCCTAGTTATTATCGATAATTTTGAAGGGACTTTAGAAGATATAAATCCGCAAGAAATTGAAACGGCAACAATTCTTAAAGATGCTGCCGCTGTAGCTATTTATGGAGCACGAGGGGCTAATGGTGTGTTATTAATAACAACTAAAAAAACTAAGAAAAGTGAAAACATATCTGTAACTTATAACGTAAGTCAATCCATACAGAGCACTCCTAAATTTGCAGAATTAATGACTGCTGAAGAATATGTGAAATTTTCTAATGTTGCAGATTCTGGATCTTTTAGCGATGAAGTTGTTGCATTGGCAGAAAGTGGTTTTTATCCAGATACCCAATGGGCGGATGAATTATACCTTAGTTCTGCAGCTCAACAGTCTCATAATTTAACAATAAAAGGGGGTAGTGAAAATATTGGGGTCCTAATGAATACAGGATATCTTGAACAAGATGGTTTAGCAATAGGGGAAGACAATTTTAAACGTTTAAACTTAAGATTGAAAATAGATGCTGACATAACAGATTGGTTAGAGGTTGGGACAAACACATTAATAACCAATAGAGTAATTAACCAAACAGAGATTACATCTGGAACAAATCTAATAGGATCTCCATTCTACCCAGTTAAATCTGTAGATGGCTATTATGTAAATAATGATAGTGGTGCAATAAACCCAATAGCAGCTGCGCAAGCTGGAAGCTATAATAAAACATCGAGAGACAACCTTAATATTCAAGCTTATGCTAAAATAAAACCTTTAAAAGGCCTTTCATTAGAACAAAGTATATCTGTTTTAAAAAATCATACCAACCAAAGGATTTTTAACAACTCTTTCGAGTATATTAATCTAGATTTTCAAGATACCGATTCTTATACCAATACAGAATCTACAAATAGATCTATTAATCCTGCAGAATCTGATGCTAGAACATTTACATTAGCAACAACTACTAGTTATACAGTAACTGCGCTAACACGCTTAAATTACGATTTTAATATTAACAACACTCATAACTTTAAAGTACTATTAGGTTTTCAATCTAAAGAATATGAAGGTGAAGGTTTTGGTGCTTCAAGAAAAGGGTTTGCTCTAGATACGCCTGTTGATTTAATTCTTGGAGAAGAAAATAACACAGTAAGCGGTGAAGAGTTAGGTAATTACTCGTTCATAGAAAATAATGCAACATTATCCTATTTTGGTAGATTAAATTATGACTATAAAAACCGTTATATTATAGAAGGTTCATTCCGCTATGATGGTAGTTCTTATTTTGCAGAAAATAACAAATATGGTTTTTTCCCTTCTGTAGCTGTAGCTTGGAATGTAAAAGCAGAACCTTTTATGTATAAAGCAAATTGGGTTGATAAGCTTAAAGTTAGAACCTCTTACGGTATCACTGGAGATGACAATGGTGTTGAAGGTTTAACAACACAATTAGTAAGTTACTCTGCTGCTGGAGGCTACCCTATAGGAAGTGTAACTAATTCAGGATATGCACTTGGTGCTTATGCTAACCCTGACTTAAAATGGGAAACTGCTAAAATTCTTAACTTTGGTTTAGATTTATCTTTATTTAAAGGAAAACTTCAAGTTAATGGAGACTATTTTATTAATAATAGAGAAGATATTATCGATACTGATAGTAATACTTCAGACGAATTTGGTTTTGGAGATGTTACTGCCAACTTATATGATGTTAAAAGTTGGGGATGGGAATTAGATTTAAAACATGAAAACAATATAGGTGAAAATTTCACATACTGGGTAGGTGGAAATCTGTCCTACTATGATAATGAAATTACAGACTTAGCTGGTTTTGATTCTGAATTAGTAGCTGTTGGACAAAGTATAAGTGACCGCCATGGGTATGTTACAGATGGGTACTTTTCAAGTGAAGAAGAAATTGCTTCTCATGCAGATCAAACCGATGTTGGAGGTGCTTACGTAGGTGGATTTAAATATACAGATCAACTTACAATTGATTCTGATGGCGATGGCGTTTTCGATACTGGCGATGGAGAAATAAACATTGATGATAGAGTTATTATTGATAATAACACAGCAACAAACTATCGTGTTGGATTCAACTTAGGTTTTAGTTATAAAGATCTTTCTGTATCGGCTCGTTTTTATGGTGCTTTTGATAGAAATCAATACTTTAACAATGCCTTGTCTCACGAGCCTTTATTAGCTTCAAACTCTTACGCATATCATTTAGATTATTGGAGTCTAGATAATACCGATGCATTATTACCTGTACCTGTTGGAGCTGGAAATCAAAACTATACTTCAACAGTCTCTGATTTTATAAAAAATAATGAATTTATAAAACTACAGAATATAACTATTGGGTATAACTTAAAAAAGGCATTAAATATAAAACAGCTTAAATCTATAAATATTAACCTTTCAATGGAAAATCTTGGTGTAATATGGACAAATAGCCCAGTATATGAATACGGATGGGATCCTGAAGTAACTACCGGAAACTTTAGTTACCCATTACCACTTACTACTTCTCTAGGATTAAATATAACACTATAA
- a CDS encoding RagB/SusD family nutrient uptake outer membrane protein → MKKFNILIPTLFLMTVIWSCSEDFLEVIDGDEYTADALYQDQADMESALNALYFSLPGADITGNLVPYFWTDEAVHRNINGEGRYGSDFLWTATNDFLDDFYLYSRIADINYFLEKLPGASYNDESKRDQHEAEARFFRAMLYEQMVFAYGDVPLLTSTISSSDDPARDPREDVFNFVISELTEITDMLPLTYGAEDYGRITKGAVLAIKARAYLKAVGWHSNTSTLYAGAEEACAEIIADGQYSLASGIDGFKSLFYSTGDSNTETILTNIYIEDLRTHALARRLALKGSWRGTEQTNSNQGRAGFSSDFIEEVQTINGLFPKDDPEYDPTNPYINRDPRLAVTAVLPGDLLPKNGDKDDFYEYQPNPNISGFAGNNDNIGTTSVGTGYAFRKYIDYDLDGLDAGHVDLKLIRYSEVLLMYAEAFAGQGDDGNALIYLDMVRERVGMPKYADIGLPTVTRGTTGNNMIDAILLERRYEFAGEGQQRWWDIWRYKLGDQVIGQVYGIPVSTTEPGDLYGEKYKANNSDTEFARVWNDYYYLLPIRQTSLDANPNLVQNPGW, encoded by the coding sequence ATGAAGAAATTTAATATATTAATTCCTACATTATTTCTAATGACCGTTATATGGTCATGTAGTGAAGACTTTTTAGAAGTTATAGATGGTGATGAGTATACTGCAGATGCATTATATCAAGATCAAGCAGATATGGAGAGTGCCTTAAATGCACTATATTTTTCTTTACCTGGTGCAGATATAACAGGTAATTTGGTGCCTTATTTTTGGACAGACGAAGCCGTGCATAGAAACATAAATGGTGAAGGCCGTTATGGATCAGATTTTCTTTGGACAGCAACTAATGATTTTTTAGATGATTTTTATTTATATTCTCGTATTGCTGATATCAATTATTTTCTAGAAAAATTGCCAGGTGCTTCTTACAACGATGAAAGTAAAAGAGATCAACATGAAGCAGAAGCAAGATTTTTTAGAGCTATGCTTTACGAACAAATGGTTTTTGCTTATGGCGATGTACCTTTATTAACAAGTACTATTAGTTCTTCTGATGATCCTGCAAGAGATCCTCGAGAAGATGTCTTTAATTTTGTTATCTCTGAATTAACCGAAATAACAGATATGCTTCCTTTAACCTATGGAGCTGAAGATTATGGGCGTATTACTAAAGGTGCGGTTTTAGCTATAAAAGCCAGAGCTTACTTAAAAGCTGTAGGTTGGCACTCTAATACCTCTACATTGTATGCAGGAGCAGAAGAGGCTTGTGCCGAAATAATTGCAGATGGTCAATACAGTTTAGCTAGCGGTATTGATGGGTTTAAAAGTTTATTTTACAGTACTGGAGATAGTAACACCGAAACCATTTTAACAAATATATATATAGAAGACCTTAGAACACATGCCTTAGCAAGACGACTTGCTTTGAAAGGATCTTGGAGAGGTACCGAACAAACAAATAGCAACCAAGGTAGAGCTGGTTTTTCATCAGATTTCATAGAGGAAGTACAAACTATAAATGGTTTATTTCCAAAAGACGATCCAGAATACGATCCAACGAATCCATATATTAATAGAGACCCTAGACTTGCAGTTACTGCTGTTTTACCTGGAGATTTATTACCAAAAAATGGAGATAAAGATGATTTTTACGAGTACCAACCAAATCCGAATATTAGCGGGTTTGCTGGAAACAATGACAACATTGGAACTACTTCTGTAGGTACTGGTTATGCATTTAGAAAATATATTGATTATGATTTAGACGGATTAGATGCAGGACATGTCGATTTAAAATTAATACGTTATTCTGAAGTTTTATTAATGTATGCTGAAGCTTTTGCTGGACAAGGTGATGATGGAAATGCTTTAATTTATTTAGATATGGTTAGAGAGCGTGTAGGAATGCCTAAATATGCAGATATAGGTTTGCCTACAGTAACTAGAGGTACTACAGGAAATAATATGATTGATGCTATATTACTAGAAAGACGTTATGAGTTTGCTGGTGAAGGGCAACAACGCTGGTGGGATATTTGGCGTTATAAATTGGGAGACCAAGTAATAGGTCAAGTATATGGTATCCCGGTTAGTACTACCGAGCCTGGAGACTTATATGGTGAGAAGTATAAAGCAAATAATAGTGATACAGAATTCGCAAGAGTTTGGAACGATTACTATTATTTATTACCTATTAGACAAACTTCTTTAGATGCTAACCCTAATTTAGTACAAAATCCAGGTTGGTAA
- a CDS encoding SusC/RagA family TonB-linked outer membrane protein: MKIKLHNFAFYRKKRHLGFFLSVLAFSCVSASFGLAPNTSADLKVTRSYLQQQITGTITDVNGQPVPGVNIREKGTGNGAQSDFDGGFAITPSKENAVLVFSFVGFKTQEVTVTNQKVLKITLEEDIAALDEVVVVGYGTQKKVNLTAAVSQIGAETFENRPSANVARSLQGSVPGLQISNSSAGGAPGADTNINIRGFLTSAGSGGNVQESSPLVLVDGIEMNLNDIDPESIETVSVLKDAAAASIYGSQAAGGAILITTKSGSNMKGKIRVTYSTNYALTKPTKIPELASAIDFAYTVNDSRINNGQNPYHDETDLANILANMANPGSAPSLGVNAAGTNWNYTSIGIDATGATDWTEVLYKDWAERTKHNLSISGGDQKMNYYFSAGAYDEGGLLKVGNESFQRYNLDAKISSQVNKWLKVELLTKVLKSYSDYPTQGGTDNDLSGVLDLLSKIKPTFPLVDPIYGEEWLGHSYFPFWDTQRVKTEQNQLVLLPRFIIEPIKDLKLNVNLNYKRSNNYEEESILSVQEIRPDGFIDRVAQQNTSYSPAFATTEYFSPNIFTTYDKSIGSHNLNATVGYQSEVNNFHSLGAQTDYLISNNVVSINASLDDDQLVSEAITHWATQSVFSRFRYNYKEKYLFEFSYRRDGSSRFAPEDRWAGFPSYSAGYNVAKENFWPIDAISTFKLRGSYGTLGNQNVSNYLYLSNIELNTGGTSYLFDGQRETYAFTPGLGSENLTWEKVKTTDIGFDLSAFNNKLDIGFSWYRTDIEGMATGGLNLPAQLGTTAPVANAGISRVQGWEVEAKWRQNIGKDFSYNIRAVLSDYKRSIVDYPVPDGTATQSLTQTYYPGQDLGTIYGLTWDGWFLTDEEAANHPIDQSAVSAWAYSAGDTKYKDLDGDGSINRGAWEVGDTGDWSVLGNTTPRYQYAVNLGFVYKNLDFNAFIQGVGKRDVVVSNHQRFRGPAQGAFHANVWVEHLDYFRPEDTTNPLGPNLDAYFPAPYSANPGRNNKNYSQVVDRYIQNGAYARLKSLQLGYTIPKDVTSKHGITNFRLYVTGENLFTVNDMLFFDPENITAGVTGSAISYPLQKIVSLGLNVSF; the protein is encoded by the coding sequence ATGAAAATTAAATTACACAATTTCGCTTTCTATCGAAAAAAAAGGCACTTAGGTTTTTTCTTGAGTGTTTTGGCTTTTTCGTGTGTTTCTGCAAGTTTTGGTTTGGCGCCAAACACGAGTGCAGATTTAAAAGTAACGCGTAGTTATTTGCAGCAACAAATAACAGGAACAATTACCGATGTTAATGGGCAACCTGTGCCAGGTGTTAATATTAGGGAGAAAGGAACAGGAAACGGAGCGCAATCAGATTTTGATGGAGGCTTCGCTATAACACCGTCTAAAGAAAATGCTGTGTTAGTGTTTTCATTTGTTGGATTTAAAACTCAAGAAGTTACAGTAACTAATCAAAAGGTTTTAAAAATAACTTTGGAAGAAGATATTGCTGCTCTTGATGAGGTTGTTGTTGTTGGGTATGGTACTCAGAAAAAAGTAAATTTAACCGCAGCAGTATCTCAAATTGGTGCGGAAACTTTTGAAAACAGACCTTCAGCAAACGTTGCTCGTTCATTACAAGGTTCTGTACCAGGCTTACAAATTAGTAACTCGTCTGCAGGTGGAGCACCCGGTGCCGATACCAATATTAATATACGTGGTTTTTTAACTAGTGCAGGTAGCGGTGGTAATGTTCAAGAATCTTCGCCATTAGTACTTGTTGATGGTATTGAAATGAATTTAAATGATATTGACCCTGAAAGTATCGAAACTGTTTCTGTACTTAAAGACGCAGCGGCAGCATCAATTTATGGATCACAAGCTGCAGGTGGAGCCATATTAATTACCACAAAAAGCGGTAGTAATATGAAAGGGAAAATTAGAGTAACTTACAGTACTAACTACGCTTTAACGAAACCAACAAAAATACCTGAATTAGCCAGCGCTATTGATTTTGCTTATACAGTTAATGATTCTCGGATAAATAATGGTCAAAACCCATATCATGATGAAACAGATTTAGCTAATATCTTGGCTAACATGGCAAACCCTGGTAGTGCGCCATCATTAGGTGTTAATGCAGCGGGAACAAACTGGAACTATACCAGTATTGGAATTGATGCTACGGGTGCTACCGATTGGACTGAAGTTTTATATAAAGATTGGGCTGAAAGAACTAAGCATAACTTAAGTATATCTGGAGGAGATCAAAAAATGAACTATTATTTTTCTGCTGGGGCTTATGACGAAGGTGGTCTTTTGAAAGTAGGAAATGAATCTTTTCAACGATACAATCTTGATGCAAAAATTTCTTCACAAGTTAATAAATGGTTAAAAGTAGAGTTGTTAACTAAAGTTTTAAAAAGCTATTCCGATTACCCAACGCAAGGAGGGACAGATAATGACTTATCTGGAGTTTTAGACTTGTTATCTAAAATAAAACCAACTTTTCCTTTAGTAGATCCTATTTATGGAGAGGAATGGCTTGGACACTCATATTTTCCGTTTTGGGATACTCAACGTGTTAAAACAGAACAAAATCAACTTGTGTTATTACCAAGATTTATTATTGAGCCTATTAAAGACTTGAAATTAAACGTTAATCTTAATTATAAGAGAAGTAACAACTATGAAGAAGAGAGTATTTTATCAGTTCAAGAAATAAGACCTGACGGGTTTATTGATAGAGTAGCACAACAAAACACATCTTATTCTCCAGCTTTCGCAACAACTGAATATTTTTCTCCAAACATTTTTACTACTTATGATAAATCTATAGGGAGTCATAATCTTAATGCTACAGTAGGGTACCAAAGTGAGGTGAATAATTTCCATAGTTTAGGTGCACAGACTGATTATTTAATTTCTAATAATGTAGTTTCTATAAATGCATCTTTAGATGATGATCAACTTGTAAGTGAAGCCATTACGCATTGGGCAACGCAAAGTGTATTTAGTAGATTTAGATATAATTACAAAGAAAAATATTTATTTGAATTTAGTTACCGAAGAGATGGGTCTTCTAGATTTGCTCCAGAGGATAGATGGGCTGGTTTTCCAAGTTATTCGGCTGGATATAACGTAGCTAAAGAGAATTTCTGGCCAATAGATGCTATTAGCACCTTCAAATTAAGAGGGTCTTATGGTACGTTAGGAAATCAAAATGTTAGTAATTATTTATATTTATCTAATATAGAATTAAATACAGGCGGAACAAGCTATTTATTTGATGGTCAACGTGAAACTTACGCTTTTACGCCAGGTTTAGGTAGTGAAAACTTAACTTGGGAAAAAGTGAAAACTACCGATATTGGTTTTGATCTTAGCGCATTTAACAACAAACTGGATATAGGTTTTTCTTGGTACCGTACAGATATCGAAGGTATGGCTACAGGTGGTCTTAATTTACCTGCACAGTTAGGAACAACTGCTCCTGTAGCAAACGCAGGAATTTCAAGAGTTCAAGGATGGGAAGTAGAAGCTAAATGGAGACAAAATATTGGTAAAGATTTTAGTTATAATATTAGAGCGGTACTTTCTGACTATAAAAGAAGCATCGTTGATTATCCAGTTCCTGATGGAACAGCAACACAGTCTTTAACTCAAACCTACTACCCAGGACAGGATTTAGGTACAATTTACGGTCTTACATGGGATGGCTGGTTTTTAACAGATGAAGAAGCTGCGAATCACCCTATAGACCAAAGTGCAGTTAGTGCTTGGGCTTATTCAGCTGGTGATACAAAATATAAAGATCTTGATGGAGACGGATCTATAAACAGAGGCGCATGGGAAGTTGGAGATACAGGAGATTGGAGTGTACTAGGTAATACTACACCACGTTATCAATATGCCGTAAATCTAGGTTTTGTATATAAAAATTTAGACTTTAATGCTTTTATACAAGGTGTTGGAAAAAGAGATGTCGTAGTATCTAATCACCAAAGGTTTAGAGGTCCTGCTCAAGGCGCATTTCATGCTAATGTTTGGGTAGAACACTTAGATTATTTTAGACCTGAAGATACCACAAATCCATTAGGTCCAAATTTAGATGCTTATTTCCCAGCACCATACTCTGCCAACCCAGGTAGAAATAACAAAAATTATAGTCAAGTAGTTGATCGTTATATACAAAATGGAGCTTATGCTAGATTAAAAAGTTTACAATTAGGATATACAATTCCTAAAGATGTAACTAGCAAACACGGTATAACCAATTTTAGACTTTATGTTACTGGAGAAAACCTATTTACAGTTAACGATATGCTATTCTTTGATCCAGAAAATATTACAGCTGGTGTAACAGGTAGTGCCATATCTTACCCGTTACAGAAAATTGTATCCCTGGGATTAAACGTATCATTCTAA